In Bubalus bubalis isolate 160015118507 breed Murrah chromosome 3, NDDB_SH_1, whole genome shotgun sequence, a genomic segment contains:
- the BHLHA9 gene encoding class A basic helix-loop-helix protein 9 — MWTPATPERPWSEAGPSIPVAGALPWAGPAARLAPSYKNLHASSLWVPPSPTYLEAGHKAGGGRWMDEEGGEPRGAIKPQLERACPGVSRLQECMLRRWTVSLGSRSRGSEAQEEAMHQGAPGPGLRGLKGAEGSPQDLGNSCLEAERDFGVLRENGGPRGLGEAEEVAGSRKRSRPVRSKARRMAANVRERRRILDYNEAFNALRRALRHDLGGKRLSKIATLRRAIHRIAALSLVLRASPAPRWPCGHQECHGQAARAGDARDPGSSPPAPPPPAGPFAQCCASCHPHTPLGRPRAVAEALPGWAQASPGSWRRSLGAPSDWPRGLLRAGPGLGHQHS, encoded by the coding sequence ATGTGGACCCCAGCCACCCCAGAGAGGCCTTGGAGTGAAGCCGGGCCAAGTATCCCCGTGGCTGGAGCACTGCCCTGGGCGGGTCCTGCTGCCCGCCTGGCCCCTTCCTACAAGAATCTGCATGCTTCGTCCCTCTGGGTTCCTCCCTCACCAACCTACCTGGAGGCAGGTCATAAAGCAGGAGGAGGGAGATGGATGGATGAGGAGGGCGGAGAGCCACGTGGTGCCATAAAGCCCCAGCTAGAGAGGGCCTGTCCCGGAGTGTCCAGGCTGCAAGAGTGCATGCTCAGAAGGTGGACTGTCAGCCTTGGGAGCCGGAGCCGGGGCAGCGAGGCCCAGGAGGAGGCCATGCACCAAGGCGCGCCAGGACCAGGCCTCAGGGGCCTGAAGGGGGCTGAGGGCTCTCCTCAAGACTTGgggaactcttgcctggaagccGAGAGGGATTTTGGGGTGCTGAGAGAGAACGGGGGCCCCCGAGGCCTGGGCGAAGCGGAGGAGGTCGCCGGAAGTAGAAAACGCAGCCGGCCTGTGCGGTCCAAGGCGCGGCGCATGGCCGCCAACGTGCGTGAGCGCAGGCGCATCCTGGACTACAACGAGGCCTTCAACGCGCTACGCCGCGCGCTGCGGCACGACCTGGGCGGCAAGAGGCTCTCCAAGATCGCCACGCTGCGCAGGGCCATCCACCGCATCGCCGCGCTCTCCCTCGTGCTGCGCGCCAGCCCCGCGCCCCGCTGGCCCTGCGGGCACCAGGAGTGCCACGGGCAGGCCGCGCGCGCCGGGGACGCGAGGGACCCGGGCTCCAGCCCGccggcgccgccgccgcctgccGGGCCCTTCGCGCAGTGCTGCGCCTCATGCCACCCGCATACGCCCCTGGGACGACCTAGGGCGGTGGCCGAGGCCCTGCCGGGCTGGGCCCAGGCCTCCCCCGGAAGCTGGCGCCGAAGTCTCGGGGCTCCCTCGGACTGGCCGCGGGGCCTCTTGCGAGCGGGCCCCGGGCTGGGCCACCAACACTCCTGA
- the TRARG1 gene encoding LOW QUALITY PROTEIN: trafficking regulator of GLUT4 1 (The sequence of the model RefSeq protein was modified relative to this genomic sequence to represent the inferred CDS: substituted 1 base at 1 genomic stop codon): MANPGQPQFSAAREPGTASPLDLPEMEKLLVQVGGQDDKPLKPSKSLSGPLDLEQNGHSLPFKVISEEHREALHPLSSSRASSRRASSTATTSYAQDREVPKDYLILAIASCFCPVWPLNLMPLIFSIMSXSSVQQGDLDGARRLGRLAGTLSITFIIMGIIIIIVAVTVNFAVPKK, encoded by the exons ATGGCTAACCCCGGACAGCCTCAGTTTTCCGCGGCGCGGGAGCCAGGTACTGCCTCACCCCTGGACctgccagagatggagaagctccttGTGCAGGTCGGGGGCCAGGATGACAAGCCCCTGAAGCCGTCCAAGTCCCTCTCGGGGCCTCTGGACCTGGAGCAGAATGGCCACAGCCTGCCCTTCAAGGTGATATCCGAGGAGCACCGGGAGGCCTTGCACCCCCTCTCATCCTCCCGGGCCAGCTCCAGGCGGGCGTCCTCCACGGCCACCACCTCCTATGCCCAGGACAGAGAAGTTCCCAAAGATTATCTCATCCTTGCCATCGCCTCCTGCTTCTGCCCCGTCTGGCCCCTCAACCTCATGCCCCtcatcttttccatcatg TCTTGAAGTAGCGTGCAACAGGGGGACCTGGACGGGGCCCGGAGGCTGGGCCGCCTGGCTGGGACGCTCAGCATCACCTTCATCATCATGgggatcatcatcatcattgtggCCGTGACTGTCAACTTTGCAG TTCCGAAGAAATGA